A DNA window from candidate division WOR-3 bacterium contains the following coding sequences:
- a CDS encoding fibronectin type III domain-containing protein, which translates to MKKGIVVFLSFFLATFVYAQLFKTIDVGKMQARVYDHGCYSEDVRDHAMCIYFRGSYVLMEEISQMWPGGILKNSGMFFGVRNWKDTTGYVWDAYVTGHACRKRALDIYQFSVPDEEGYYIRRYFRYPPTQVIVDGKTLTPPLMFGDEVAPEKILGGTADVMVESHVRLNVGVDAIQRVLAWSQPGHDDYIIWDWTFVNTGNVDKDPEIELPGQKLEGVYITRITEAMINGTGNNKVMATWAGTTENHDTRLSYPQDDDSLRIDYVTPLRARVSKDSYGLKPGSVNGTVLDGARFGGTAVLFAPKNTKVRQNHPIPNIALSNDPAQPSMHSSLITESSWIIWDFPVLENPPEDYVEAYELMVKGGFGISDNPPTPNDLLFREEVYAMDSLYDVYDSTASGGKTYYEQPLDRWGELDPLRGYPYAEDITYLRFDQQCHLSIGPYDMDYGDTLRFVYAYVGGAISRKTSYLLGEAWAAGVATSYDWLANLDSATMVEELKKRDPIFNVYYPTGLSPKPTLNDIAKDLMVATGKDSLFNNGMNAQRNFNMNYEIPASPAPPSRFEVTSRSDMIKLEWSYEPGFDSDIAKFRIYRALGDYVYSKVGDKIVGDWQLIDSVSGSERLYEDKNITPGVDYFYSITAVGNNGAESGIFLTMTLAPARLKSIAASNLDSVRVVPNPLNIKAIGGYTEGGGYKIGFANLTDNCTITILTESGKLVRTIEHKGGGMEFWYVGNEYLITKADQRPVSGIYIAYIRDNETGQTVSRKFLIIR; encoded by the coding sequence CATGCTATGTGCATTTATTTTAGAGGTAGTTATGTTTTAATGGAAGAGATTTCTCAAATGTGGCCTGGTGGAATTCTCAAGAATTCCGGAATGTTTTTTGGTGTAAGAAACTGGAAAGATACAACTGGATATGTCTGGGATGCTTATGTTACTGGTCATGCTTGCCGTAAAAGAGCCCTTGATATTTACCAGTTTTCTGTTCCAGATGAAGAAGGTTATTATATCCGTCGGTATTTTAGGTATCCTCCAACACAGGTAATTGTGGATGGGAAAACACTAACCCCTCCACTTATGTTTGGAGATGAAGTGGCTCCGGAAAAGATTTTGGGGGGGACCGCTGATGTAATGGTTGAATCTCATGTGAGATTAAATGTAGGAGTGGATGCTATCCAGAGGGTTTTAGCTTGGAGTCAGCCGGGTCATGATGATTATATAATATGGGATTGGACTTTTGTGAATACAGGAAATGTTGATAAAGATCCTGAGATAGAGCTTCCGGGTCAGAAATTAGAAGGTGTTTATATTACAAGAATTACTGAGGCTATGATAAATGGAACTGGAAATAATAAAGTAATGGCAACTTGGGCTGGGACTACGGAAAATCATGATACACGCCTTTCTTATCCTCAGGATGATGATTCTCTTCGGATTGATTATGTTACCCCTCTAAGGGCAAGAGTATCAAAGGATAGCTATGGCCTTAAACCCGGTAGTGTTAATGGAACTGTTTTAGATGGAGCTCGTTTTGGAGGGACTGCCGTTTTATTTGCTCCCAAAAATACAAAAGTAAGACAAAATCATCCTATTCCTAATATTGCCCTAAGCAATGATCCTGCTCAACCTTCAATGCATTCAAGTCTGATCACAGAATCAAGCTGGATTATATGGGATTTTCCGGTCTTAGAAAATCCACCTGAGGATTATGTTGAAGCTTATGAGTTAATGGTAAAAGGAGGTTTTGGTATTTCTGATAACCCACCCACTCCTAACGATTTACTCTTTAGAGAAGAGGTTTATGCGATGGATAGTCTTTATGATGTTTATGATTCTACTGCAAGTGGTGGGAAAACTTATTATGAGCAACCCCTGGATAGATGGGGAGAGTTGGATCCTCTAAGAGGTTATCCTTACGCAGAGGATATTACATATCTTAGATTTGACCAGCAATGTCATCTTTCCATTGGTCCATATGATATGGATTATGGTGACACTTTAAGATTTGTTTATGCATATGTGGGTGGTGCAATAAGTAGGAAGACTTCATATCTTCTTGGAGAAGCTTGGGCAGCTGGGGTAGCAACTTCTTATGACTGGCTTGCGAATTTAGATTCTGCTACAATGGTTGAGGAATTAAAGAAAAGAGATCCAATATTTAATGTTTATTATCCCACAGGGTTATCTCCTAAGCCAACTTTGAATGATATTGCAAAAGACCTTATGGTTGCCACTGGTAAGGATTCTCTTTTCAATAATGGAATGAATGCCCAGAGAAACTTTAATATGAATTACGAAATTCCTGCTTCTCCTGCACCTCCTTCTCGCTTTGAGGTTACTTCAAGATCCGATATGATAAAACTTGAATGGAGTTATGAACCAGGATTTGATTCAGATATTGCAAAATTTAGAATTTATAGGGCTTTAGGTGATTATGTATATAGTAAAGTAGGAGATAAGATTGTTGGTGATTGGCAGTTAATTGATTCTGTCTCTGGGAGTGAAAGATTATATGAAGATAAGAATATTACTCCAGGAGTGGATTATTTCTATTCTATAACAGCTGTTGGGAATAATGGAGCTGAAAGTGGAATTTTCTTAACAATGACTCTGGCACCAGCAAGGTTAAAATCTATTGCCGCATCCAATCTCGATTCTGTTAGAGTTGTTCCAAATCCTCTAAATATTAAAGCTATAGGAGGGTATACAGAAGGAGGAGGTTATAAAATTGGTTTTGCAAATCTAACGGATAATTGCACAATAACCATCTTAACTGAGTCAGGGAAACTTGTGAGAACCATTGAGCATAAGGGTGGAGGTATGGAATTTTGGTATGTTGGTAATGAATATCTAATTACAAAGGCAGACCAGAGACCTGTTAGTGGAATTTATATTGCTTATATAAGAGATAATGAGACTGGTCAGACTGTATCCCGTAAGTTTTTAATAATTAGATAG
- a CDS encoding PorV/PorQ family protein yields the protein MRKFIVFILIFVLFVNVYGVDKVAQAGYGFLDVNTGARPSALGGAFTVIGKDATALFYNPSCIGELDSRFDLSVGGTKWIADINYAYLAAAYDAGKWGSFGFHLIYPDYGDDFYGTQVIMGEVGFGDTGPLEVSAFCAGLAYAIEFTDKFTTGIQFKYATQHLGENMFEVPGVEPADTDTIVKKNETSTFSADFGLLFYPGFKSFAFGMSVRNFSPRVVYERIGFELPLTFTLGVSMDILDFFGEHPDYSLLVEIDGIHPRDWDEQILLGGEFGYKDMIFLRAGYQFNDYLENGLNLGAGIKAKVRLDYAVSFVRYYDMIHRASAGFSF from the coding sequence ATGAGGAAATTTATTGTTTTCATTTTAATTTTTGTTCTTTTTGTTAATGTTTATGGAGTGGATAAAGTTGCTCAAGCAGGTTATGGTTTTTTAGATGTAAATACAGGAGCTCGTCCTTCTGCACTTGGAGGAGCTTTTACAGTAATAGGTAAAGATGCAACAGCTTTGTTCTACAATCCATCGTGCATAGGAGAGTTAGATTCTCGTTTTGATTTATCTGTTGGTGGAACAAAGTGGATTGCTGATATAAATTATGCTTATCTTGCGGCTGCTTATGACGCTGGAAAATGGGGAAGTTTTGGTTTTCACCTTATTTATCCTGATTATGGTGACGATTTTTATGGGACTCAGGTTATTATGGGGGAAGTAGGATTTGGAGATACTGGTCCATTAGAAGTTTCTGCATTTTGTGCTGGGTTGGCTTATGCAATAGAGTTTACTGATAAATTCACAACAGGAATCCAGTTCAAATACGCTACCCAACATCTTGGAGAAAATATGTTTGAGGTTCCTGGGGTCGAACCTGCTGATACTGACACTATAGTGAAGAAGAACGAAACTTCTACTTTCTCTGCTGATTTTGGTTTACTTTTCTATCCAGGTTTTAAGAGTTTTGCTTTTGGTATGTCTGTTAGGAATTTTTCTCCAAGAGTTGTTTATGAGAGGATTGGTTTTGAATTACCTTTAACTTTTACTCTTGGTGTTAGTATGGACATTCTGGATTTCTTTGGAGAACATCCGGATTATTCTCTTCTTGTGGAAATAGATGGGATTCACCCTCGTGATTGGGATGAACAAATCCTTTTAGGAGGAGAATTTGGATACAAAGATATGATTTTCTTACGAGCCGGATATCAGTTTAATGACTATTTGGAAAACGGATTAAATTTAGGAGCAGGTATTAAGGCGAAGGTAAGGTTAGATTACGCTGTAAGTTTCGTTCGATATTATGATATGATTCATAGAGCTTCTGCTGGTTTTTCTTTCTAA